DNA from Prosthecobacter debontii:
CCGCCTGCACCCGATGCCCTCCACTGGAGTAGGCCGACATCAAATCCGGCTGCTGCTGGCTGAAAATGCCCAATGTGCCCTGGTAGCGACCATAGAGATCCACGCTGAGTCCGGCATTCACGAGGTCACGATAGGGGACACCAGAAGGGTCCTGAACCAATCCGGAGGTGGAGCGCACCAAATAGGAGCGGATGTTGGAAAAACCACTGTCGTGCATCAGATAGGAAGCACTCTTCACCAGGGCAGGTGGGTAACCCTGCTTAGCCACAAACGTCAGGAACGCTCCACCCAACCGCGTGCTGCCATTGGAGAGATCTTGCCGGAAATAAAACAACCGCTTCATGCCCCCCACGCCATTTCGGAAGCGGATCATTAATCCTGGGGCAGACCCGCCCGCCGCTACCGTCAGAACAGGCGTTCCCGAGCCATCCAAAGTCACGATGTCCACGCTCTCCACTGTCGCTCCCGTGCGCGCCAGGAAAACCAGCAAGACCGGTAGAGTGCCGCGGAACCGCGTCGCTTGAAAATCATTCCGCATGTCTTTCGTCACGAAGTAGCCAGCATCCATGATGCTGCTCAGTGACGTGCGGAGTCCGTAAAGCCCCAGGGCCACATCGCCGGGAGACAGCGTCCGCAAATCTGGCAGCGGTTCCGCAGGCTCCAGCCCACAAAGGATGTATGTCTCGGCACTCGGGAAAAGCTCATGGGCAAAGAGGTAGTCAGGGCCGCTGAATGGATAAAAAAGCGCCCGGTTGTGTTGCAGATCCGAGATTTCCTGCGCTGCCCAAGCACGGACTTTCTGCCCGCGACCGAGTTCATGACGCCGCCACAGAGCCTCCATCTGCCGCTGGTGATGCGGCCACGCAGAGGAATCCCGCACCGCAGCAAATCCGCTCTGTCCGCCATAAGCCTCCATCCCAGCCAACATCCGAGCCACGTCATTGATGGATGAAGCTCGGATAGGGACATTCAACTCTCCTGCCCCCGCAAAAAGTGTCCCCGAGCCCGCAGATTCCGCCCGGCGAACGGTCATCGCGTCCTCAGGGAGCTGACAGCCTGTGAGCCACAGACAGGCTGGTGCAAGAAGCATCCACACGCGTTTCGGGAGGGCACAGAACATATCGGCCAACTGTAACAAGACCCATGCCTTCTCAAAGGCCTAGATAGCCGTAGCACCTACGTTTATTTCGAGTCGGTGCGTTAATTATGAAAATTTGGCAGAATCTTTTTAATCACCTTAACCATTAAGTTTGTCAGGCGGCAAGAAGACTCAGAAGCACGGCTTCTTCCAAATGGGAACTCGGGTTTTGACCTCCCTCAAATACCAGCGGCAGAGGTCAAAAGCCTCCGCGCTATGTTTGGTGCGCACCCAGATCACGATGGAGGCATCGGCCGCCGTCACAAATCCTAAACGATGCTGGATGAATACCTCATGAGGTCCGTGTTCGGCGGTGCCTTGAGCAATCAGTTCCTCCAGCATCTTCTCCGCCATGGGACGATAGACGCTGTAGTCGATCCCCGTGATGGTTTGATCTCCCTCCAGCTCTCGCACCACGCCGAGAAATCGCACCTCGGCTCCCTGCCCAGGGGAGAAAGGGCAGGCCGCGTCTGAGATGGGATCGTTCGTCAGCAGAAAGGACATGGCGGAATCCTCCGCTACACCAGCCCACAGGAAAATCCATCCCAAGCTGGAAAAGCGCGTCAGGCTTGGCATGTGTCAGGCATGGATGCAGTGGGCAGTCTTTATCATCATCTCGGCGAAGATCGGCTTCGCGTATTGGTCACCGCGTTTTATCGACGTGTGCGGCAAGACGATCTGATCGGCCCCATGTATCCACCGGACGATTGGGACGGCGCAGAGAAAAGGTTGGCGGATTTCCTCATTTACCGATTGGGCGGCCCAGAAACTTACCTGCAGGAGCGTGGTCATCCACGCCTCCGCGGTCGGCACATGCCGTTTTCGATCGGTCTAGCCGAGCGCGACCGTTGGTTGGACTTGATGGGAGCTTCCATGAGAGAAGTGGAGATCCCTCTTGAACATGTCCCCCTCCTCGGAGCCTTTTTCGCCCAGATCGCCGATTTCATGCGCAATCGGGAGGAATCCGCATGAACTCAAAACCAGAAATCTTACTCCTGGCTCCTCTCCCCCAATTTCTATTGGGACCGCTGTGGGAGGCCTGCATCTGCCACAGCTACTTCATGACTGAGCACAAGGAGACGCTCCTGGCAGAAGCCGGACCACGCATCCGCGGCATTGTCATGGCCGGAGGCAGCCAAGCTCCGGTGGAACTGCTGAAGAAACTACCTGCTCTGGAAATCATCAGTGTCTTCGGCGTGGGCTACGATGGCGTTCCGGTCGAATACTGTCGTCAGAGAGGAATCCATGTCACCAACACGCCTGATGTTCTGACCGATGATGTCGCGGACATCGCCGTGGGATTGATCCTGATGACCAGCCGCCGACTCGCCGAAGCGGAGCGTTACGTGCGCGCCCAGCAGTGGCCTCGGGCTCCGTTTCCCCTAGCGCACAGCTTACGTGGCAAAACGGCAGGGATTCTCGGGCTGGGGCGCATTGGCAAAGCCATCGCTGAGCGGCTGGTTCCCCATGGTCTGAAGATCGCCTACCATGGTCGCCACGCACAGTCGGACGTTTCTTACCACTATTGCGACGGCCTCAAAAGCTTGGCTGAAGAGTCCGACTTTCTGGTCGTCGCCTGCCCGGGAGGGGCTGGAACCCACCATCTGGTGGATGCTGAGATACTCCGCGCACTCGGCCCCCATGGAACCGTGATCAACATCGCCCGTGGCAGCGTGGTGGACGAGCAGGCTTTGGTCACGGCGCTGAATTCGGGAACGATCCGCAGTGCTGGCCTGGACGTCTTCGAACACGAGCCTCAGATCCCCGCCGAACTCCTGAATGACGAACGCGTCGTTTTACTTCCTCACATCGGCAGTGCCACCCAAGAAACCCGAGAAGCCATGGCCGCCTTGTGCGTGGGGAATGTGAATGCCCACTTCAGCGGAGCCCCACTGCTCACTCCCGTTTAAAACAACACCGCACCCGAATGGCTGGTTGTCAGAAGAAGCAGAATGTTACACCCTGAATGTATGAAACTGTTTCTTGCAGCCCTGCTCGCGGCCGCCCTCTCCTTCACCTGGGGTTTTGTCTCCTGGATGCTCCTGGGCTGGCATGAAAAGGGCATGTATGACTTCAAAGACGAAGCCGCTGTCACGGAAGTGATCAAGGCCAATGCGACCCACGGCACAGGCATGTATGTGCTCCCGTTCCCTCGAAAAGCCGTGTCCTATGCAGACCCTGCCGAACAGAAGAACCTGGACACAGCCCATCAAAAAGCCCGCGAAAATGGCCCCTATCTCTACGCCATCCTCCGCCCGGGCCGACATGACTGGAACATGCACGTCAATATGGGGTGGAGCATCGGCCGGTCGTTCCTCGCAGCGCTCATTTTGGGCGCTTTGCTGAGTCAGACGGTCTTATCCTTACCGGGCCGCCTCACATTCTGCGCTGCCGCAGGCCTGTTTGCCGGTTTGGTGTGCATCCTCCCGCAGCACATCTGGTTTGAGCTCCCGCCTCGTGAAGTCATCGTCGGCATGGCCGATTACTTCATCGAATGGCTGCTGGCGGGCATCCCGCTGGCCCTTCTCTTGGGACGCGAGCCCACAGACCGCGATCTCGCCTAAGACGACGCCCCCACGGATCTTCTGGCGACGTCTGTGCACCCGTCGCTTGCATCCAGGCCGTCCGCCCTTATTCTCGCAGCCCCTTACATCCAAGAAAAAAGTATGAATCAGCTCGATCAGCTCAAGCAGTACACGACCGTCGTGGCCGATACTGGCGACTTCGAGGCCATGAAGGCCTACAAGCCCCAGGACGCCACCACCAACCCTTCGCTCATCCTTCAGGCTTCCCAGAAAGCTGAATACAAGTCCCTGGTGGACAAAGCTGTCGCTGAATACAAAACCAGCAGCCTGACCGGTGCTGCCAAAGTGGAAGCGATCATGGACCGCATCCTCATCCTCTTTGGTCTCGAGATCCTAAAGATCGTTCCTGGCCGCGTTTCCACCGAAGTGGACGCTCGCTTGTCCTTCGACATTCAGGGCAACGTGGACAAGGCCCGCCATCTCATCAGCATGTATGAGAAGGAAGGCATTGGCCGTGAGCGCGTCCTGATCAAGATCGCCTCCACCTGGGAAGGCATCAAAGCCGCCGAGATCCTTCAGAAAGAAGGCATCAACTGCAACCTGACCCTCCTGTTCAGCCTCGCCCAAGCCGTCGCTTGTGCTGAAGGCGGCATCAAACTGATCTCGCCTTTCGTTGGTCGTATCCTCGACTGGTATAAGAAGAGCACCGGCCAGAACTACGAAGGTGCTGAAGATCCCGGCGTCCAGTCCGTGACCCAGATCTACAACTACTACAAGCACTTCGGCTACAAGACTGAAGTCATGGGCGCTAGCTTCCGCAACAAAGGTGAAATCACCGAGCTGGCTGGTTGCGACCTGCTTACCATTTCTCCAGGTCTCCTCGGCGAGCTTCAATCCTCTGAAGAGCCTCTGACCCAGAAGCTCAACGCCGAGAACGCGAAGTCCCTCAAGATCGAGCGCATCGGCAGCGACGAGAAGACCTTCCGCTGGCTCTTCAATGAAGACGCCATGGCGACTGAGAAGACCGCTGAAGGCATTCGTAACTTCGGCAAGGACATCGTGAAGCTGGAAAAGCTGATCGAAGCCAGCCTGTAAGACGAGGTCAAAACTGATCTTCTAACTTTAGACGCGGCTCCTTTGGGGGGCCGCGTTTTTTGTCCCCGCATCATGAGGCAGCATGCGCTGCGGCCGCCTCCACATCGCCCCGATGCCGCGTGCATTCCTCTGGGGTGATCTCTTCATACATCATTTCATTCAGCTTAGCCTGCGCGTGATCCGTTAAGATGCGCCGTGCCGCGACCAGGGCTTTATTCATCCCGCCCGGCACCACGACGAGATCACCGTTGACCATGCCCTCGTAGCCCACTTGAGCCACCTCCTGCGGAGCCATCACAGGAGCTTTTTGGAAACCTCGCACCCCGATCATGCCAGCCTTCGTGAAAAAGTCTGTGTCAGTCGGGCCAGGACAAAGAGCTGTAACGGTGATACCCGTGGGTTCTAATTCGACCGCCAGCCCTTCACTCCACGACAGCAGAAAAGCCTTCGTCGCATGATAAACATTTAACATGGGGCCTGGCTCGAAGCCGGCCACCGAAGCTGTGTTTAAAATCCGTCCCCGTTGCCGTTTCAGCATCGGTGGCAAGAAAAGGCGTGTCAGGCGTAGCGCGGCTTCAATGTTGAGGCGCATCATGGCGAGTTCCTGTTCTGCCGAAATCTCCCAGGAGTGCCCACGAAATCCTACGCCTGCATTATTGACCAATACACCGATCTCAATAGAAGCAGCCGAAAGCTCGTCAAAGATTTCTTGTGCAGCCTCAGGTTGTTCCAGATCCTTGGCGATCACGCGGGCCATCAGACCGTATCGCGCTGTTAACTCGGCAGCGATGGCCTCCATCTCCTCTTTTTGACGTGCGACCAGCACGACAGGATGCCCCATGAACGCAAACTGATGGGCCAGATGAAGCCCAATCCCGCTAGACGCACCAGTAATGAGAGCTGTGTCATAGTGCATAACGAAAAGTGTTTCTTATCATTCGAGGCTCCTCATCGGCATGGCGGCATGTACTGGTGGAAACTTCAGTTTGCAGGCTTATCACATTCCATCACATCCGTCCCAACAGCGCCTTGCGAACTGCCCTACGATGCAAATTCCCAAGCAGTCTTTAGCGGACAAAGTGGCTTTAGTGACCGGAGCAGGAGCCGGTATTGGCAAAGCTTCCGCTAAACTGCTCGCTCATGCAGGCGCGGCCGTCACACTCGTCGGTACGACGCTTGAGCATCTGAAAGAAACCGAAGAGGAAATTCATCACAGCGGCGGTCGCGCCTTGTCCGTGCAAGGAGATGTCACCTCGGCCGACCAAGTAGCCCTAGCCGTCAGAACCAGCTTCGAGGCCTGGGGACAACTTGACATCCTCCAT
Protein-coding regions in this window:
- the tal gene encoding transaldolase, producing the protein MNQLDQLKQYTTVVADTGDFEAMKAYKPQDATTNPSLILQASQKAEYKSLVDKAVAEYKTSSLTGAAKVEAIMDRILILFGLEILKIVPGRVSTEVDARLSFDIQGNVDKARHLISMYEKEGIGRERVLIKIASTWEGIKAAEILQKEGINCNLTLLFSLAQAVACAEGGIKLISPFVGRILDWYKKSTGQNYEGAEDPGVQSVTQIYNYYKHFGYKTEVMGASFRNKGEITELAGCDLLTISPGLLGELQSSEEPLTQKLNAENAKSLKIERIGSDEKTFRWLFNEDAMATEKTAEGIRNFGKDIVKLEKLIEASL
- a CDS encoding globin domain-containing protein is translated as MVTAFYRRVRQDDLIGPMYPPDDWDGAEKRLADFLIYRLGGPETYLQERGHPRLRGRHMPFSIGLAERDRWLDLMGASMREVEIPLEHVPLLGAFFAQIADFMRNREESA
- a CDS encoding molybdenum cofactor biosynthesis protein MoaE is translated as MSFLLTNDPISDAACPFSPGQGAEVRFLGVVRELEGDQTITGIDYSVYRPMAEKMLEELIAQGTAEHGPHEVFIQHRLGFVTAADASIVIWVRTKHSAEAFDLCRWYLREVKTRVPIWKKPCF
- a CDS encoding SDR family NAD(P)-dependent oxidoreductase, which encodes MHYDTALITGASSGIGLHLAHQFAFMGHPVVLVARQKEEMEAIAAELTARYGLMARVIAKDLEQPEAAQEIFDELSAASIEIGVLVNNAGVGFRGHSWEISAEQELAMMRLNIEAALRLTRLFLPPMLKRQRGRILNTASVAGFEPGPMLNVYHATKAFLLSWSEGLAVELEPTGITVTALCPGPTDTDFFTKAGMIGVRGFQKAPVMAPQEVAQVGYEGMVNGDLVVVPGGMNKALVAARRILTDHAQAKLNEMMYEEITPEECTRHRGDVEAAAAHAAS
- a CDS encoding 2-hydroxyacid dehydrogenase, which encodes MNSKPEILLLAPLPQFLLGPLWEACICHSYFMTEHKETLLAEAGPRIRGIVMAGGSQAPVELLKKLPALEIISVFGVGYDGVPVEYCRQRGIHVTNTPDVLTDDVADIAVGLILMTSRRLAEAERYVRAQQWPRAPFPLAHSLRGKTAGILGLGRIGKAIAERLVPHGLKIAYHGRHAQSDVSYHYCDGLKSLAEESDFLVVACPGGAGTHHLVDAEILRALGPHGTVINIARGSVVDEQALVTALNSGTIRSAGLDVFEHEPQIPAELLNDERVVLLPHIGSATQETREAMAALCVGNVNAHFSGAPLLTPV